The Cottoperca gobio chromosome 5, fCotGob3.1, whole genome shotgun sequence region AAGAAAATTAGGAAAACGGGAGTGAAGAAGTGGACAACAAACATGTACATGACGAATGATTCGTTGTTGAAGCCTGGAGCCAGAGTGTAGTAGTCAGGTCCGCAGGAGCACTGCAAGCCCTCAGGAAGGTACCTGTGTAGGTTTAAGGAGAGAAAGTATTGCAAATCATTAAGACTTACAATAAGCTGTACATTTACACTATCTAACAACCTCACGACTAAACTTTCTCATTGTCTTAAGCCTGAATGGTTTGTTTGAGTggttttcaatgtttttaaatcttaacTGTCAGGTTTTAgacatttaaagtcatattttttATAACTAAGTAAAATggcaaatacaaatgtgaattACCTGGACCAGCCCACCAGTGGGGGTGCAGCACATGCAGTAGCCATGACCCAGGTGCAAAGAACTCCAATTCCTGCGTGAGTATTACTGAACTTGAAGCTTCCCATGGGTTTGCAGACGACAATGTATCTCTCAACAGCCAGGACTACCAGGGACCAGAGAGAAATTTCACCTGTCGAGAGAAAGAGCATCACAAAGGAACTTTTCAGCTGTTGAACATTTAAGTAAGCTGAAAGCCCAacttatgtacagtatatctcagtcATTATCAGGTTTTACAAATGGCCTTTCATGAAATGATAACTGCTCTGTAGGAAATTATTAAGTACTGAGGAAACTTTAAAGGGGATTTAATAGCAGTTCAACTATTATGAAAGaataaagttgactttttaCCTCCAAGTGTGGCCATGAATCCCTCAATAGTGCAGAAAGTGGGTCCAAGAATGAAGTAGCCGTTGATAGCAGATGTGAAGGTGATGGTGAATCCAAAGAAGCACATGATCAGTCCAGCCACAGCCAGGTTGACCAGGATTAAGTTGAGAGGCGTCTGGAGCTTCTTGTTCTGAACTGTTACCAACAATGTCAGAGCATTGATGGGAGTTCCAGTGCAGATCAGGAATACCATGTAGAGAGCTAGAAACTTGAATATCATGGGATCTACCAAATAATACTGTGGGTATTCAAAGGGACTTCTAACAATCCCGCTCCTGTTGGACAATGGGATGTAGAAGTTATTGCCTTCTGTGCCATTGGGCTCCATTCCTCCTTCCCACACCATCTTCAGTTGCCTTTTTTGCCGGAGCTTCAAACGATGGACAGTGGCAAAAGTGTTTGAGATCACTCAGTAGTTAACAGTGGAATAAGCCAACTCCCACAGCTTATGCTGTCTTGGTTGGTCTTTTATACCTTATCGAGGTTATCCCTAAATTGGCAAAATTAGATTATAAGAGGATTGTGAGGAAGTGGAAAGCTCAAGACTGATAATTGACTTTAAAAAGTTGTGATGGACAGTGACCTACatttgtacatgtatatatatatatatgttatattttgaaaaaaatatattttgataaatGAGGAAAGGCGTTgtattacaatatataacacTCTAAGAGAACACCTTCTTCTCTGTTTATGATATATTTAATCTCTCACAGTGACAGAATCAAGTATTGTTTAGGAAGAAACAAGTTATAAATAATTAGtctattaaatatttgtttaagtATGAAGAATGAATGGCCGATGGATGTCATTTTCCTAATGTAATGATCACAAATAATtatctaaaaatgtattgatCCATGCACACTATGTCAACGTACATGCAGAGGGTATAGTATGTATTTCCTTGTTTTCCCCCGTTCATTACtcatttcatatttcaacaatattgttgGAGGGAATTCAGAGAATTCAGGATGGTGATGTCCTAGTGGTTAGTGGTACAGTTTCACACTGGATgcttgtgagttcaataccagggctgccaccattgagtccctgagcaaggtacttaatacatttagttaactgtaaatcgctctggataagagtgacatctaaatgacctgtaatgtaatgtatatatatattaaaccaCATAATTACACTTTAGTGGCCGACACTTTGTTAGACGTTTGTGCAGAAGGCATTCATAATGTGTTAACAATCATATATTGATAGCATCAGCAAAACAATATGGCAAACAGTTGCCTGTAAAAAATTTGATAGCTGAGACAAAATCAAGATAATTACGCTGACAGCATACAGAAGTCACTCATGATGACAAAACTACTTTCAGCGACCTGGGGGTGGGGCTGCTGCACCCTCAGCTGCTTCTTTGCTTCAGCTTCACATGGGTCGGCAATAGGAGGACAGTTAGCTCATCTCGCAGCCCTGGCGTTTGCCCGATGGGGGTTGCTTTAGAGATTATCAAAGAAATTG contains the following coding sequences:
- the LOC115007891 gene encoding green-sensitive opsin-like, with translation MVWEGGMEPNGTEGNNFYIPLSNRSGIVRSPFEYPQYYLVDPMIFKFLALYMVFLICTGTPINALTLLVTVQNKKLQTPLNLILVNLAVAGLIMCFFGFTITFTSAINGYFILGPTFCTIEGFMATLGGEISLWSLVVLAVERYIVVCKPMGSFKFSNTHAGIGVLCTWVMATACAAPPLVGWSRYLPEGLQCSCGPDYYTLAPGFNNESFVMYMFVVHFFTPVFLIFFSYGSLVLTVKAAAAQQQESESTQKAEREVTRMCILMVFGFLIAWVPYASFAGWIFLNKGAAFTAMTASIPAFFAKSSALYNPVIYVLMNKQFRNCMLSTIGMGGMVEDETSVSASKTEVSSVS